The following nucleotide sequence is from Streptomyces brevispora.
TGCCGTCCGGGATCAGGCGTTGGTCAGGCGTTCGGGCGCAGTGTCCAGACCACGGTCATCTCGCCGGTCACGGCGCCGTCCTCGCGCCGGATCAGGATGGTCACAGGGAACTCGGGGCGCTTGCCCTCGTCGAGTTCGGCGACGACGTCCGCCACCGGCCTGCCGAGCGTGGCGGTGGCGGTGACGTCGCCCATGGCCAGCTTCTTGTAACCGATCTCGGCCTTCACCGCGAGCGGGACGGCCCGCGTCAACTGGTCCCCGAACGCGGCCATGACGATGGCGCCGCTCGCCGACTCCGCCAGCGTGAACATCGCGCCGGCGTGCGGTCCGCCGACATGGTTGTGGAAGTCCGTCCGGTCCGGCAGGCGGACCACCGCGCGTTCGGCGGTGGACTCCAGGAATTCGAGGTCGAGGGTCCGGACCATCGGAACCGTCGCGGCGACCATCTCGCCCGCGGTCATCTGCTCAGCGCTCATGAGCCTGATGTTACTCACGGGTAGAGGTGTTTGGCCATGCCCCTGCGACCACCCGCCCCTCGCCTGATCACGTCCTTCACCATCCGCTCACGGGGGCGGCCGTAGCCGACCTCGCGGCGCCCCTCTATCGTTACTCGCCATGTGGCCAGGACAGCAGCCGCCCGGGGGCGAGCAGAACCCGCAGGACCAGAACCCGTATCAGCAGCCGGGTTACCAACAGCCGAATCCCTATCAGCAGCCGGGATTCCAACAGCCGGGCACGTCCGGTCAGCAGCCCGGGTACGGCTACCCGCAACAGGGACAGCCGGGGCAGCAGGGCTACCCGCAGCAGGGTCAGCCGGGCTACCCGCAGCCCAACCCGTACCAGCAGCCGACGATGCCGCAGCACGCGGTTCCCGGCCCGCCCGGACCGCCGCAGCCCGGCAACGACAAGAAGAAGACGACCGTCGTCGCCATCGTCGCGGCGCTCGCGGTCGTCGCGGCCGCGGTGATCACCGGCGTTGTCGTGATGAACAAGGACGACGACAAGGACGGCAAGAACGTCGCCGACGACAAGAAGTCGTCCGCGCCCGCCAAGCCCTCCGGGTCCGCGTCGTCACCGGAGTCGAACCCGCGCGGTTCCGACGAGGACGCCAAGCCGCTCATCGCCGGCTGGAAGGTGGTGACCAACCCGAAGTGGGGCACGCAGTTCGACGTGCCCGGCGACTGGGATGTCTCGTCCCCCAGCACGTCCTCGTACTTCGAGGACGACAAGAAGGGTGACGGCTCGCCGCTCATCGGCTTCTCCGCGCCCGCGGACCTCAAAAGCAAGTGGTGCGTCGACGACTCAGACCAGGACGGCGTCAAGGAGAACACCAGCCTGGCCGGCACCGGCACCCGCGGCGCGGAAGGTGCCACGGACGCCGATCTGAACGCCAGGAACGAGGCGGGCACCTGGGCATGGGCCGCCTACGCGCAGCACATGCCGAAGAGCACCATCAAGATCAGCAAGGCCGAGCAGTACACCACCAAGTCCGGTCTGACCGGCAGTCTGGTCACCGCCAAGGCGCCCAATGTCACCAAGAAGAAGAAGTGCGACACGGACGGCAAGTCCATCGCCTTCACCTTCAAGAACGGCAAGGGAGCCTTCTCCTCCTGGGTCCTGTACGCCGCCGCCTCGGTCAAGGACGAGCTGCCGGACGCGACGATCCAGAAGATTCTGAGCACGGTGCGCCTGGTGAAGACCACCGGGTCCTGACGCTCCGCGGCACACCCTTCGGCACCACGGGGCCACGCCGGCGCCGGTCGCCCCGGCGACCGGCGCCGGCCTCGCACGCCCATCGGCCCGCCCCGGGCGGGCCGCGATACCGGCTGCTGATCGGCGGGGCAGGGCAGCGCTGTTCGTTCCGGGCCCACTCGAACCGACGCCGGACCACCCCCGCCGGGGTGGTGGCCGGGAGTGCGCCCGCGTCAGCCGATGCCGAAGGCACCGTCGGGCGGCTCGGGCGAGTCGACCGCGTCGGCGTCACCGACCGGCCGGGCGCCCTTGACGAGCCCGGTCACGGCGGCGCCGTACGCGACGCGGGCCGGAAACGCGTCGGCGGCGCAACGGCGGGTCAGCGCGGCCGTGTCGAAGGGGACGCGGGACGCGACGAGGATGGCGTTGCCGAAGCGCCGGCCGCGCAGCACCGCCGGCTCGGCGATCAGCGCAAGCTCCTCGAAGACGGCCGCGAAGGTGGCGAGTTGCGGGCGCAGGAAGTCGAACGGCGCCCCGTCCGCGAGGTTGGCGGCGTAGACCCCGTCGGCGCGCAGCGCCCGCGCCGCGGCCTGCGCGTAGGGGACGGAGGTCAGATGGGCGGGCACCCGCGAGCCGCCGAAGACATCCGCGACCAGGACGTCCACGGAGCCGGGCGCGGTCGCCTCCAAGTGCTCGCGGGCGTCCGTGCCGTGCACGGCGATCCCGCTGCCGTCCGGCAGCGGGAGGTGCTCGGCGACGAGGGCGAGCAGCCCCCGGTCGGCCTCGGCGACGTCCTGCCGGGAGCCGGGACGCGTCGCGGCGACATAGCGGGGCAGGGTGAGGGCGCCGCCGCCGAGGTGCAGCACGTCGAGCGGTGCGCCCGCTTCGGCCACGCAGTCCACGACGTGGCCGAGCCGCCTCGCGTACTCGAACTCAAGGTGTTCCGGCGCGTCCAGGTCGACGTACGACTGGGGCGCCCCGTCGACGGTCAGCAGCCAGGCGCGCTCCCGGTCCACGTCGGGGAGCAGTCTGGCGGTGCCCCGGTCCACGTCGCGGACGACCGGTATCGACTCGTTCACTCCCCCATTGTGCGGTGCCTGCCGACTGCTCGTGACCGCGGCGACGGCCGCGCACGGCGCCGGGTCCGCCTCCCGTGGAGTACGGAAGGCGGACCCGGCTGTGCCGTCACGTCTCAGAGCAGCCCGGTGACGGTGCCCGCGCCGATCGTGCGGCCGCCCTCACGGATGGCGAAGCCGAGGCCGGTCTCCAGCGGTACGTCCCGGCCCAGTTCGACGGTCATGGTGACCGTCGTGCCGGGACGCGCCACCGCCGCTTCGCCGAGGTCGACGTCACCGACGACGTCCGCGGTGCGGATGTAGAACTGCGGCCGGTAGCCGGTGGCGACCGGGGTGGTGCGGCCGCCCTCCCGCCCGGACAGGACGTACACCTGCGCGGTGAAGCGCCGGCTCGGTGTCACGCTGCCCGGCGCCGCCACGACGTGCCCGCGGCGTACCCGGTCGCGCTCGACCCCGCGCAGGAGCAGCGCGACGTTGTCCCCGGCCTCGGCGGACTCCATCGGCTTACCGAAGGTCTCCAGACCCGTGACGACCGTCTCGATGCCGGCTCCGAGCACCGCCACCTGGTCACCGACGCGGACGGTCCCGCGCTCCACCGCACCGGTGACGACAGTGCCCCGGCCGGTGATGGTCAGGACGTTCTCCACCGGCAGCAGGAACGGCGCGTCGGTGTAGCGCACCGGCATCGGTACGTAGGTGTCGACGGCGTCGAGCAACGCCTCGACCGCCGCCGTCCAGAGTGGGTCGCCCTCCAGCGCCCGCAGGCCCGAGACCCGCACGACGGGCACGGTGTCGCCACCGTAACCGTGCGCCGACAACAGCTCGCGCACCTCCAGCTCCACCAGGTCGGCCAGCTCGGGGTCGCCCGCGTCGGCCTTGTTGAGGGCGACGACGATGTGGTCGACGCCCACCTGGCGGGCCAGCAGCACGTGCTCGGCGGTCTGCGGCATGATCCCTTCGAGCGCGGACACGACGAGGATCGCCCCGTCGAGCTGGGCGGCGCCGGTCACCATATTCTTGATGTAGTCGGCGTGCCCAGGCATGTCGACGTGCGCGTAGTGCCGGGTGCCGGTCTCGTACTCGACGTGCGCGATGTTGATGGTGATGCCGCGCTGCGCCTCCTCGGGCGCCCGGTCGATGCGGTCGAACGGGACGAAAGTGCCGGTGCCGCGGTCGCTGAGGACCTTGGTGATGGCGGCGGTCAGGGTGGTCTTGCCGTGGTCGACGTGGCCCATGGTGCCGATGTTGAGGTGCGGCTTGGTGCGCACGTATGCCGTCTTGGGCATGGCTCATTCCTTGGAATTCGAAGCTGAGAGAGAAGACCCCAGGGCCCCGCCGACCCTCCCCTTACGGGGTCCGCCGGACTGTCGGGGGAGGGTCAGCTTCGAGCGCCGCCGATGGGCGCTGCGGCAGCCGTGAATGCTGCTGCGACTGCTGCCGCGGTGGTGGCCGCGACGTTCGCGGCAGCCTTCGGCGCGTCCGCGACTGCGGACGGCGCTGCGAGGAAGGCGTACCGGAACATGCTTCGATCATGTCCGACGGCGGCGGGCCCGTCGAGCGATTTTCGGCGGGCAGCCGGGCAGTTGGAGGGGCGGCACTCCCGCGCACCGCCTCAAAGGTGTTTGGTGGCCTCTCGCACCGACAGGGGCGACAGCCTCCCCCGGGCGCCGTCGACGAAGCCCTGTACGGCCTGCGGATCGGTCTTGGCGTACTCGCGCAGGCACCATCCGATCGCCTTGCGGATGAAGAGGTCCGGGTGGTCGGCCCGGCGCAGGCAGTATCCGAAGAGCCGTCCGGTGTCGGTGTCCTCCTTGAAGCGCAGCTGGTGCAGCAGCGCCGTGCGGACGATCCAGACGTCGTCGTCCTCGATCCACGCGTCCATGTCCTGCCGGAGCTCCGGGCCGGCGGCCACCAGCGGACCCGCGACATGGGCGGCCAGGGCGTCGACGGTGTCCCACCACGGCACGGTGGAGACCAGATGGCGCACGACCGGCAGGAAGCCGGAAGAGCAGCGCGCGACGTGGCGGCGGAGGTAGTCGGCGGCGAAGTACTGGTACTCGCGCTCGGGCAGCCCCCAGCAGCGAAGCGCGATGGCGGCGCAGTCCGTCTCGCCGGGGCGCGGGGCGCCTTCCAGGACGGTGCGGGACAGTGCCCGGCGCCGGGGGGTGGGGATGCCGAGGAACGGCGCGATGTTTTTCATGTACACGGCGGCGGACCGGGCCCGCACGGGGTCGGCCGCCGTGGGATACAGCGCGGTGAGGCGCTCCAGCACGGTGTCGGCCAGTGTGCTGCCGGGGATCCCGGGGGCAGGTTCGGCCGCACCGCCGGCGGTGTCGGATCCGTCGCTCATAACGGTCACATTACGGCGATCACGCCCGGTGTCGGATACTCTCCCCGAATGCTCGACCCCGTCCCCGCCACCCGGCCTGCCACCGGCCTCGCCACGCGCTGCACGAGGGTGCTTTTCTCGCCCTGGTCCCGGCTCTCGCTGCTCGTGGCGGTGCTGCTGGCCGCCGCGACGACGATGCTGCTCCTCGAACCGCAGCGGCTGCTCGCCGCCGGCTGGCCGACCCAGCTGAGCGGCGGCGCCGTCGCGGTCGTGCTCTTCGGCCTCGCGTACGGCGTGTGCACGGTGGCCTTCGTGCCGCGGCCGCTGCTCAACCTCGCCGCAGGTGCGCTGTTCGGCGCGCAGGCCGGTCTGGCGGCGGCGCTGGCGGGCACGGTGCTCGGCGCGGGCATCTCGTTCGGGCTCGGCCGGGTGCTGGGGCAGGACGCGCTCCGTACGCTGCTGCGGGGGCGCTGGATGCGGGCGGCGGACGGACAGCTGAGCAGGCACGGGTTCCGCTCGATGCTGGCGCTGCGGCTGTTCCCCGGAGTGCCCTTCGCCGCCGCCAACTACTGCGCCGCGGTGTCGCGCATGGGCTATCCCCCGTTCCTGGCGGCGACCGGGCTGGGCTCGATCCCCAACACGGCCGCGTACGTCGTGGCGGGGAGCGAGGCCTCGTCGCCGACATCGCCCGCGTTCCTGGCCGCGATGGGCTTCATCGTGCTGACCGGTCTCGGCGCGGCCGTGGTCGCCTGGCGCCGACGTCACCGGCTGGGCGCCGAGTGACGCGGCGTTACGGCCGGGGGTTGTCGTAATCCTGTTCACCCGGGGGCGATACGCTTCCCGCGACCGACAGACGATCTCCGGGTCCCATGCGGCCCTGCCCTCACATGACCGCAATCCGCACGCTGCCGACGGCTCCGAAGCCCGTCGGACGATGCATGATCACTTCAGGATGGCCCAAGCCCCATGAGCTGGTTCGAATCCTTCGTCCTCGGCCTCGTTCAGGGACTGACCGAGTTCCTGCCGATCTCCTCCAGCGCGCACCTGCGGCTCACCGCGGCGTTCGCCGGCTGGCACGATCCGGGTGCGGCGTTCACCGCCATCACCCAGATCGGCACGGAAGCCGCAGTTCTCATCTACTTCCGCAAGGACATCGTCCGGATCGTCGGGGCGTGGTTCAAGTCGCTGACGGACCGCTCGATGCGGAGCGACCACGACGCCCAGATGGGCTGGCTGGTCATCGTCGGCTCGATCCCCATCGGTGTGCTCGGTGTGACGTTCAAGGACCAGATCGAGGGCCCGTTCCGTGATCTGCGGCTGATCGCCACGACCCTGATCGTGATGGGCATCGTCCTCGGCATCGCCGACCGCCTGGCCGCCCGTGACGAGACCGGCGGCAAGCACCGGGCGATCAAGGAGCGAAAGACCCTCAAGGAACTGGGCATCAAGGACGGCCTGATCTTCGGCTTCTGCCAGGCCATGGCCCTGGTCCCGGGCGTCTCCCGGTCCGGCGCCACGATCAGCGGTGGTCTGCTGATGGGCTACACCCGCGAGGCGGCGGCACGTTACTCGTTCCTGCTCGCCGTCCCGGCGGTACTCGCGTCGGGCGTCTTCGAGTTGAAGGACGCGGGCGAGGGACACGTGGCCTGGGGTCCGACGATCTTCGCCACGTTCATCGCGTTCGGTGTGGGGTACGTCGTCATCGCCTGGTTCATGAAGTTCATCACGACCAAGAGCTTCATGCCGTTCGTCATCTACCGCGTGCTGCTCGGCATCGTCCTGTTCGCGCTGGTCGCAGCGGGTGTACTGAGCCCGCACGCGGGTGAGTCCGCGGGCTGATCGAGGTTCTTCTCGGCGGATGTGTCCGGCTCGGAACCGAAGATGTCCGCTGGGGAGATCCAGCTGATCCGGGAGGGTTTCAGAGCCTCTTCGAGCCGGTCGTCCTCCCCGTCGTCTCCCGGCGGATCACCGGGCGTACGGGGTGTCGGGCCGGCGGGACCCGTCCGCGGCCGGTCGGCGATCATCCGGCCTCCTCGTGCAGCGGGTTGCCCGGGGCGGGGGTGGCCCTGAGGAACGACGTGATGATCGCCCGGTAGCCGCGGTGGCCAGGGTGACGGCCGGTGTGGCGCAGCGCCCAGCTCCCGGGCCGTGCCGGCCCCTCGGTCGCCTCCGAGGACGCCTGACACGTCGTGCACTCCACCTCGTACAACGGCCGGGAGGTACCGGGTTCGCGGTCGGGGCCGATCGTCCAGTCCGCCAGGCGGATCACGGAGCGGATACTCATGGGCCTGTCCCCGCCGCGCGCCGGGCGCAGGCGGTGGTGTCGGGGCACGCCCGGGGGAACCACCAGTACGGGCTGCCGTCGGCCGGCGTGTGCTGCTGTTCACCGAGGTTCGTGGCAGTGCCGGTCGCGACCTCCGCCGCGCACCAGAGGCACGACCACCCGCGCAGCTGCTGCATGGTCAGCTCCTCGACTGGTGGTAAGGCCCTCACGGTCATGGCGTCCCCGGCTCGTCTCTGATCAGGTACGACGAGCGTGCCAGGACGTGGAGGGCGCAACGCTCACAGTTCTGTGAGTGTCCTAGAGGCCGATCCAGACGGCCATGTGGCCGAGGCCGTCCGGAGTGCGGCGTGCCGTGTTGAGCAGCCCCGTCACGGTCTCACGGGTCCGCGGGTGATAGCGGGTCTGCTCCGGCGCGGCCCGGCGCGCCTCGACGAGGTGGCGCAGTGCGGCGTCCGTGTGCCCGGTCTCCATCTCGACGTTGGCGCGGTCGACGAGGAACCGGGCGCGCCGCGAGGTCAACGTCGCCGCGGGCAGCTTCATCGTGCGCGCCTGCCGCAGCGCGTCGTCGTACTGCCGCATGGTGATGGCGGCGCCCATCTCGTGCAGGGAGACGTTCATCCGGCCGAAGGAAAGCCAGTGCACTTCGCGCGCCTCACCGCCGACACGGTCGGCCAACTCGCGGGCAGCGGTGATGTGCTGCGCCACGGCGCCGCTGTCGCCCGCACGTGCGGCCACCGCGGACGCGCCGAGGTGGAGCTGCCCGGCCACCGCGAGCGCCTCCCTCGATGAATCGTCGGCGACGAGTGCGTGGCCGGCCTCGACCATCCGCCGCCCCAGGTCCTTTCCCGACTCGGCATGCCCGAGCGCGCGCTTGTACTGGCGGATCGCGGCCAGACACGGGTCGGAGGCGCGTTCGGCGGCCCAGCCCATCCGGTCGAGGGCGACGATCGCGAGGTCGGGGAAGCCGACCTTCAACGCGATGTCGTGTGCCGTTCGGTACGTCGAGGCGAGCGCCTGCCACGTCGCGACCGTCGGTGCCGTGCGGGCCGCCTGTGTCAGACCGGCGATCACTGCGGGGAGGGCGCGTGCTGCCGCCCGTAGGTGGGTGGCTCGGACCTGTCGGCAGATCCGGTCGGCCTCGGCCGCAAGCCCTGCGACAGGGATGCCGCCTACTGGTTCGTGATCGAGGTCGTACAGGTCGAGGGCTTGGCGGATGGGGCTCACCAGGACGGCCAGGCGGCACTGTTGCTCATCGTTCGCGTGGAGTGGGCCGTGGAGGACAGCAGCATCAATGCCGAGCGCGGCAGCGACAGCGGCGGCAAAGGCGTCGGTAGCCTGGCGGGCTCCGCACTCGACCTGGTTCAACAGGCTGTAGGAGTACGGAATGCGCGCGGCCAGTTCCCTCTGGGTGAGCCGGGCGAGCTTCCGTTGTTCCTTGATGCGGGCGCCGATGCGGCCGTCGTCCGGTGCGCTCATACGGGCCTCCGTTCCTGGATCGTCATCCGGAACGGTACCTGCGCGTCCGTGCGCCGGATCATGCGTCGTCGCCAAATCCATCCGATCCGGGGGTGGTTGCGTGTCCGGGATCCGGCGGGGTGGGATGGGCCAATGACGTCTCGCGTGCTCTACCTGTTCGGCTCCGCCGCCCCGCCCGTCCTCGAGGCGGCACATGTCGTGGAGGATGCGCAGGCCCGCGGCTGGGATGTGTGCCTCGGGCTGACGCCGACGGCCGCGCGGTGGCTGGAACCGCAGCGGCCGGAACTGGAGCGACTGACCGGCCACCCGGTCCGGTCGGAGTACAAGATGCCGGGCAGCCCGGACATTTGGCCGAAGGCTGACGTGATCCTCGTCGCACCCGCCACGTTCAACACGGTCAACGAGTGGGCCCTCGGCCTGACGTCGAAGTTCGTTGTGGGGGTCGCGGCAGAGGCGATAGGGAAACGGATTCCGGCCTTGGCCATGCCGTGTGTGAACGCCGCCTACGTGCGGCATCCCCAGTTCGACCGGTCGGTGGAAGTGCTGCAGGGTGCGGGGGTGCGGGTGTTGTACGGCCCTGGCGGCTTCGAGCCGAATGAACCGGGTGAGCGGCGGCCGGAGGGGTTCCCGTGGGAGCGCGCTCTCGACGCGGTCGGCGCCATTGCCGGTGGGCGGTCGTAGTCTGTTCGTATGCCCGTTCCCACTCCTGCCCGTCCCGCTGCGCGCTCGCTGGCCGCGGTGAACGCGGACATTCGCGCCCTGTGGCAGCGGGGCGGCCGCCTGTCGCCGGAGGGGCGCCGGGAGTACGAGCGGCTGCTCGCGGAGTGGGCCGCGGTGGTGCGCGGCGATGCCGTCGAGGCCGCGTGACCTGCGGCTGACTGTCGTCGATGCTGTCCCGCGTGGCCTTCAGGCTTCAGGCTTCAGGCTTCAGGTCAAGGGTGTGCGGGTGTCACCTGGGAGCCGTCACGAACTGCCGGATCGCCAGGGCCAGCCGCTCCGGCTGGTCCAGCGGGACGAGCGTGCGGCTGTCCGCGATCGCGACCAGCCGCCCTTGCGGGAGGAGCGCCGCGAGGCGCCGGCCGTGTTCGGGCGGCATCACGCGGTCCCCGGCCGCCCAGACGACGAGTGCGGGCCGCGTGAAGGACGGCAGGAGCCCGCGCCCCCGTGCCCGCCGGAGCGGGAACGGGGGCAGTCCGGACCTCGGCCTCGGTGCCGTCACTCGGTCTCGACGAAAGGCGGAAGATCGGGTTCGACGAACAGCCCCTGGTAGCGCGGTGTCGGTACGGCCTCGACACGGCCGGGGGCCTCGGCCGCCGAGCCCGCGGCGCTCTCGTCCGAGCGCCGCTGAACCTGGCGGGGCGGGGTATCAGCCATCGGGTCTCCTGTACATCGCAGTTGCTGTGATAGCCCCGTGGCCGGCCGGTCCGCGGACAGCGGCGACGACGGGGGTGTGGCATCGTCCCGGTCCCGCGCCCACCAGGGCACCGGTATCCGACGAGGCTTGCAGAGACTATCCGTTGCCGCTGGTCCGGCCGTCGGCACCGTCGCCGGTGCGCCCCGTTTTTGCCTTCACGGGCGCATCAGTAGGCGACGACCGCCCAGACCAGCGCCGCCGCGACCGCCGTCGCGTAGCAGCCGACAGCGGCCCGCACGACGGACACGCGGGTGTGTGCGCTCCACGATGTCATGACCAGGAGGCGGGCCAGTACCGGAAGCACCAGAACGGCGTGGAGACTGACGCCGTGCAGGGGTTTGAGCGACGCCGTGGAGGTGTAACCCGCCAACTGATTTCCGGTGCGGGTGAGATAGACGCCGCGCGCGATCATGGCCGCCCCCGACAGCAGCCCGATGACGAGAATCCCGCAGCCCGCCCGCAGTGCGAGCGCCATGCCGGGCGGTCCCGCGGGCCGCCGGAGGAACGCGGCGGCCGAGAGGACGGAGAGAATGACGACCAGTACTCCCCCGCCGACGGCCAGCGCCATGGACACCCCTGTGTCGAACGGGGTCTCCATGTTGAAGTGGGACGGCACTCGGCGCCATGCCTGGACGGTGATCCCGGCGACCTCCAGCACGCAGTCCGCGGCGAACACCCCCAGCAGCACGGTCCGGGCGCGCACACCGATCCGCAGGTACGAGGAGACCCAGGCGATCGCGATGAGTGTCAGGCCGAAGGAGAGACCGAAGGTGACGGGTTTGCGCCAGGACACCGGGCCGTCCCAGGAGCCGCCGCCTGCGACGAGGACGACGAGATGCACTAGTCCCGACGCGATGAGCACGGCCCCCGTCGCGTAGCAGATCCCCTCGACCGGGCGTATGTCATGACGAGGGTGCAAGGGCGTGGACGGGCGGTGGACGCGGTCGTCCGCCCGTCCGGCCGGGGTTGTTGCTGCGGTCCGGTTCTCCATGGTGCGCAGGATCTCCCGGCCGGGTGCGGGCGTCGTCGTACGCCGGAAGGCGGTGGCCGTACGCCCGGTGGAGTAGCGGCGGGTCCCGGACCACGCACCGCTTCACCGGGCGGAGCGGTCCTCCTGCAACTGGGCGTACGGGACACGGGAGATCTCCCGTACGCCTCCGAAGGTGCCCCACTCGTCCTTGCCGAGCCGGGTCAGTGGGCGCAGCCTGGTGACTTCCGGATGCCCGTCCGTCATGACGTCCTCGTCGACCACGGCATGCACCACACGGCCGAAGACGACCGTGGAGTCGCCGAGCAGGACCGTGCTGCGCAGCTCGCATTCGAGGGCCACCGGTGAACCCGCCACCCGCGGTGGCTTCACCTTCAGGCTGGGTTCCGGCTCGACGCCGACGGCGGGGAACTCGCTGACACCGCGAGGAAAGTCGGTCGCGGTCGCGTTGATCTGCTCGAAGAGGTGCTCCGGGACGGAGTTGACCACGAAGGAGCCGGTCTCCTCGAGGTTGCGCAGCGAGTCCTTGCGCCCGACCGAGGTGAACTGGACGACGGGCGGGCTCACGCAGGCGATCGTGAAGAAGAGTGCGGTGCGAGGTTGGCGGTTTCGCCGTCCGGGGTGACGGTGGAGATCCAGGTGATGGGCCGGGGAACGACCACGGCGGTG
It contains:
- a CDS encoding DNA alkylation repair protein; amino-acid sequence: MSDGSDTAGGAAEPAPGIPGSTLADTVLERLTALYPTAADPVRARSAAVYMKNIAPFLGIPTPRRRALSRTVLEGAPRPGETDCAAIALRCWGLPEREYQYFAADYLRRHVARCSSGFLPVVRHLVSTVPWWDTVDALAAHVAGPLVAAGPELRQDMDAWIEDDDVWIVRTALLHQLRFKEDTDTGRLFGYCLRRADHPDLFIRKAIGWCLREYAKTDPQAVQGFVDGARGRLSPLSVREATKHL
- a CDS encoding undecaprenyl-diphosphate phosphatase, translating into MSWFESFVLGLVQGLTEFLPISSSAHLRLTAAFAGWHDPGAAFTAITQIGTEAAVLIYFRKDIVRIVGAWFKSLTDRSMRSDHDAQMGWLVIVGSIPIGVLGVTFKDQIEGPFRDLRLIATTLIVMGIVLGIADRLAARDETGGKHRAIKERKTLKELGIKDGLIFGFCQAMALVPGVSRSGATISGGLLMGYTREAAARYSFLLAVPAVLASGVFELKDAGEGHVAWGPTIFATFIAFGVGYVVIAWFMKFITTKSFMPFVIYRVLLGIVLFALVAAGVLSPHAGESAG
- a CDS encoding helix-turn-helix domain-containing protein — protein: MSAPDDGRIGARIKEQRKLARLTQRELAARIPYSYSLLNQVECGARQATDAFAAAVAAALGIDAAVLHGPLHANDEQQCRLAVLVSPIRQALDLYDLDHEPVGGIPVAGLAAEADRICRQVRATHLRAAARALPAVIAGLTQAARTAPTVATWQALASTYRTAHDIALKVGFPDLAIVALDRMGWAAERASDPCLAAIRQYKRALGHAESGKDLGRRMVEAGHALVADDSSREALAVAGQLHLGASAVAARAGDSGAVAQHITAARELADRVGGEAREVHWLSFGRMNVSLHEMGAAITMRQYDDALRQARTMKLPAATLTSRRARFLVDRANVEMETGHTDAALRHLVEARRAAPEQTRYHPRTRETVTGLLNTARRTPDGLGHMAVWIGL
- a CDS encoding alpha/beta fold hydrolase; its protein translation is MPPEHGRRLAALLPQGRLVAIADSRTLVPLDQPERLALAIRQFVTAPR
- a CDS encoding spermidine synthase, with translation MNESIPVVRDVDRGTARLLPDVDRERAWLLTVDGAPQSYVDLDAPEHLEFEYARRLGHVVDCVAEAGAPLDVLHLGGGALTLPRYVAATRPGSRQDVAEADRGLLALVAEHLPLPDGSGIAVHGTDAREHLEATAPGSVDVLVADVFGGSRVPAHLTSVPYAQAAARALRADGVYAANLADGAPFDFLRPQLATFAAVFEELALIAEPAVLRGRRFGNAILVASRVPFDTAALTRRCAADAFPARVAYGAAVTGLVKGARPVGDADAVDSPEPPDGAFGIG
- the tuf gene encoding elongation factor Tu, translating into MPKTAYVRTKPHLNIGTMGHVDHGKTTLTAAITKVLSDRGTGTFVPFDRIDRAPEEAQRGITINIAHVEYETGTRHYAHVDMPGHADYIKNMVTGAAQLDGAILVVSALEGIMPQTAEHVLLARQVGVDHIVVALNKADAGDPELADLVELEVRELLSAHGYGGDTVPVVRVSGLRALEGDPLWTAAVEALLDAVDTYVPMPVRYTDAPFLLPVENVLTITGRGTVVTGAVERGTVRVGDQVAVLGAGIETVVTGLETFGKPMESAEAGDNVALLLRGVERDRVRRGHVVAAPGSVTPSRRFTAQVYVLSGREGGRTTPVATGYRPQFYIRTADVVGDVDLGEAAVARPGTTVTMTVELGRDVPLETGLGFAIREGGRTIGAGTVTGLL
- a CDS encoding flavoprotein; the encoded protein is MTSRVLYLFGSAAPPVLEAAHVVEDAQARGWDVCLGLTPTAARWLEPQRPELERLTGHPVRSEYKMPGSPDIWPKADVILVAPATFNTVNEWALGLTSKFVVGVAAEAIGKRIPALAMPCVNAAYVRHPQFDRSVEVLQGAGVRVLYGPGGFEPNEPGERRPEGFPWERALDAVGAIAGGRS
- a CDS encoding TVP38/TMEM64 family protein; translation: MLDPVPATRPATGLATRCTRVLFSPWSRLSLLVAVLLAAATTMLLLEPQRLLAAGWPTQLSGGAVAVVLFGLAYGVCTVAFVPRPLLNLAAGALFGAQAGLAAALAGTVLGAGISFGLGRVLGQDALRTLLRGRWMRAADGQLSRHGFRSMLALRLFPGVPFAAANYCAAVSRMGYPPFLAATGLGSIPNTAAYVVAGSEASSPTSPAFLAAMGFIVLTGLGAAVVAWRRRHRLGAE
- a CDS encoding DUF4442 domain-containing protein — encoded protein: MTAGEMVAATVPMVRTLDLEFLESTAERAVVRLPDRTDFHNHVGGPHAGAMFTLAESASGAIVMAAFGDQLTRAVPLAVKAEIGYKKLAMGDVTATATLGRPVADVVAELDEGKRPEFPVTILIRREDGAVTGEMTVVWTLRPNA